The following is a genomic window from Cygnus olor isolate bCygOlo1 chromosome 26, bCygOlo1.pri.v2, whole genome shotgun sequence.
AGACTTTCTCCGTAGCCTCTCTTGGCCCTCAGCCTGAGGCTCTGAGCTCTCACATTTCAGCAGCTCGTGCTCCCGTTCCGTACCTGAGAGTTTCCAGGCTTGACGCTGTTCCGTGGCAacggaggggagggaaggggtcGTGCGCTCGTTTTGGGCTCGTGACAGCATCAGCCCGCTCGTGTACAGCGGAGCGTGGCTACGTTCAGAGCCCCCTCGGGGAGCGCTTTGCCCGGGGATGGTTTTGTTCTGATCCTCTCGAGGACAACAAAGGGGGGTTGTTCTGCCAAGTTCAGCTGTTTGGCCCCAGCACAGGGCCTTGTGTTGTTGTGGTGCCCTGAGCGCTCACCCCAGCCTCCTCTTCGCTGCTTCTCCCACCCCTTCTCCCGCGTCGCAGGGAGCGGAGCAGGCAGACAAAGGGCTGCCCTGGAAGGCTGCAGGTAACGAGCTTAACGAGGCAGAGCGCCGCTGCTGCGGTCACGAGGCTCCTCCGACTCATAGAGGTCTGCTCCTGCCGGAGGACCGGAGCTGGGGGGCGCAGGGGGCAGAGGGTGGCGGCACCTGgacctggggctgggcagcgggACACCGACGGACGTCTCTGTCTCTGCGCTGAGCTCTCCGCGGCCGCTGGCTGACAGCGGGGTTTGGCAGCACCGCGCGGTGCTGAGGCTGTAATTCCAGAAGCAGCCAAAGCCTCGTGTGCGGCTACTGCTCTGAACAGGGCCTGCGCTGGGCTCGGGGGTCCCGCtccctggaggaggagggaggggagagagcaaTGATCCCGAAGCACCGTGGGGCCGTTCCATCGACACCGTCCCTCAGTGGGTCCGAGTTCTAAATTCTCACATGTGACAAATGTTCAGAGCTTTCGTCTTAAATCttagcgtttttttttttgttttggctgttgGCTTTTTTGGGAGCGGTGGCAGAATCTCCTTCTGGAAGTTTGCTTCCAGAGGCTGGGAGCACCCCAAAGCCCCACCGGCCGCCACAGGTCGTGCAGCACCGCAGGGAGGAGCAGCCTCGTGGGGAAGCGTGGTGCCAGTGGGCCCGGAGAGCCCACCTTAGGTTCGGTGGGCTCCAAGGCCAGCGGTgagccccagcctgccccaTCGATGTCCCTGCGGCCACCGCCTGCAGAGCCCGGTGGGCGCTGTCGTCCCTGCTGGCGCTGGCCGTGGGCTGCTGCGTGATCTTCATCTGCGTTTATTTTTAGTGCCTGAGCTATGCAGCGCGGCCGGTTTAGGGCTGGTCTTTTTTTTCGGTGTTGACGAGCTATTTTTAGGGGTTCGGCGCGCTGAGCGGAGCGCCAAACACCTGATGCTTCTTCCCCGTTCAGCTCCGGAGCGTGGAGTCTGCTCCCTGGCCGCCAGCTGGAGCCGTGTCCCCTGCGGCGCTGCTCCAGGGCTttgcccagggctgctgcccgGCCTCGGGTCCCGCTTCTACCCCCGGCCAACGCCAGCCCCGCGTGTCACGGCCTCCTTGCTGCGTGCCGCGCGGGTCCGACCGGTGCCGCCAGCTCCTGGCGCCCGCTGCCTCCCTCCGCCGGCCGCCTGATTGCAaaagggggaggcagggagcggCTGGCAGAGGTGCAAGTTGTTTCTCAAGGGCTTAGGTGAGAAAAACATCCGGGGAGTCGCCAGCGGTGCCTGTTTGTTTTCCGGTCACCCCCCAGAGCTCCCCCCCTGTGGCCGCCAGCAGGCGCAGAGGCTTTGGCTGCGCTGCTCTGGGCCTGGCAGCGGCTTCTTTCTCCTGGGGGGAGCGGGAGGTCCGggccttcccttccttccctgccttctcACAAGCCGGTGCTAACTCCTCTCTGTTGTTTCCTTGCAGGCTCGTCTCCGGTTTCCCATCGACTACCCCTATTCTCCCCCTGCGTTCAGGTTCTTAACCAAAATGTGGCACCCCAACATCTATGAGGTAGGTGGCCAAGGCAGTGCAGAAGCTTCTTGGGCAGACAGGGAGGGCACGTGGTAATCTCGGGATTAAAATCCCAAGCCCTGGTCACGAGCGCAATGTTGGAAACCCTGCGCCTTTGGCATTTGGTGCCTGGCATTGGAAAGGCAGCCAACAGAGGATTTTACGACAGCCTGCCTCGTATCCTGCAGCCGCTTCCAGGTTGCTCAGCCTCTCCAGGCTGGAGGACTCCCACGCGTGCCTGGCGGGGACGCGGTGCCTGAGCCAAGGGTGGATGCAGAGCAGGGGCTCGCAGCGCCCCGTGGCTGCGGCTCTGGGGGGCCGTGTTCAGGCGCTGGACAGCTGGCGGCTCGGCAGCTCCACCTGTACCGTACCGCGGTCCTGGGGTGCTGCCCGAGGCCTGAGGGGGCAGAGAGCATAACGGGgacagccagctctgctgtcccTCCCCAGGGACCAAAAGCGCAGGCTGGGACTTGCTCACCTCATTTAAGCCAAAGGGAAGAGCGGCCGGGGTACTGGAGCAGAGGACGGGCTGCTTGGGGGGGGTGCTCGGGCCGGGAGCCCCCCTGAGGATGCCGCTTCGCGTGTGCTTCCAGACCGGTGACGTCTGCATCTCCATCCTGCACCCGCCCGTGGACGACCCGCAGAGCGGGGAGCTGCCGTCGGAGCGCTGGAACCCGACGCAGAACGTGCGGTACGGCCGCGGGCAGGGCGGGGGCGgcgctgggggcggcggggccgggggcgcagCACGGCTCTCACCGCGTGTGTTGGCTGCCAGGACCATTCTTCTGAGCGTGATCTCGCTGCTGAACGAGCCCAACACCTTTTCTCCTGCCAACGTGGACGCCTCTGTGATGTACCGCAAGTGGAAGGAGAGCAAAGGGAAGGACCGGGAGTACACGGACATCATCAGGTGCGTGGGGGCGCTCCCAGAGCTCCCCGGCGGCGTGGGGGCTTCCTGAGCTGTCGTCGTGTGGGGTGCGGGGCTGCAGGGTCCCGAGGGCACAGCCTGCCCAGCTCAGTCCCTTctgcaggctgggaggaggcgATGCTGGCTCCGAGAGCGGCTCTTGACGAGCGGCTTGGCCGCGGTACGTGCCCAGCTTGGTTGTTGCTGTCAGCCCTGGCCCTTgtcagccccagagctgaggaCGTGGCCATGCAGCAGACGCTGTGCCGGCACGGTCGTGCTGCCggggctgtgctgtgggacTGGTGAGCCCTGGCGTGGCAAGGGGGGCCCTGTGAGCATGGGGCGCCCCCAGTCCTGTGTGGGTGCGTGACCTTTCGGCTGGGGCACGAGCAGGGACGAGCTGCGTCCCCGAGCTGCGCCATGCAGCGCCCAGGCTGTGCGAGCCCCTCTGTCCTCACCCCGCCTGCTTCTCGCCCCCCAGGAAGCAAGTCTTGGGAACAAAGGTGGACGCTGAGCGGGATGGCGTGAAGGTCCCCACCACGCTGGCAGAGTATTGTGTGAAGACCAAGACTCCGGCCCCAGATGAGGGCTCAGACCTGTTCTATGACGACTATTACGAGGACGATGAgatggaggaggaagcagaCAGCTGCTACGGTGACGATGATGACTCTGGCAATGAGGAATCTTGATGGCCCCCTGGCGTTGCAAAGCGTACTATAAACTACTGAATTTTACCTCAACTAGGACAAACTGGTTTGAATTTAGGATCTGTCAGCCCTGAAATTAACCCTCTACATCTCAGGGGGACTATTCTGCTGTTGCAAAGGAAACCCCACCGCTGTCTTTgtagaagaagcaaaaaaaaataatccctattttaaaaacttcctGGGTGGGGACGGGGAAGTCTCTCTGGGGCATTCACGAGCCCACGGAGGCTGGGGAGCTGGCGGCTCTGCCTGGGTGGAGGGTCGGGGACGGCTGCTGTTGGCTGCCCGCTGTCCGGGCACGTTCAGCTCCTCTTGAGGCGCGGTTTGGGGAGGCTGTGGAGCTGGTGAGCGGTCGCTTTGGGTGGGAGCAGGGGCGCTTTTGTGCAGCTTTCCGCAGCCTCCAAGCAGGAAGGGGAATGCGGAGGGGGCGCAGCTCCCCCTTCCCTGCGGTGAGGCCCTCCCGTGTGGGACCCCGCTGCCGTCCCTTCCTGCGGAGCGGGGGCGTGGGGCAGGACGTGGCTGTTCGCAGCTTTTAAcgagctgggagggagggggtaGATCTGagtctttctgcttctgtttttttagaAACTATTTAATAAAGCGCTTTAAGGGAGTGGCTGTGTGGGTGCCTGAGGCTCTGCCTGTGGTAGCGGTTTCTGCACCAGCCCCGGACAAGCTCCTGCCCCGCCGCCTGTGGCCCTGGCAGGCAGAGGCGCTGCTCcgagggctgctggggggctttgctcctgcagcaccctcatccctccctccccaaacccaGGGGGTGGACAGGCCTGCGGACAGGCCTTAAATGTGAGAGCACAGTTGGGTTCAGGCGGCTCTGCGTGCCCGGGGCCTGCCCAGGCAGCACCCGCCTGCCCTGCGCTCGGAGCAGGGGCCAACGGGGgcccaggcccccccccccccagtgcctcTGATCTGGGCGCAGCTGGGCCCTGCCCCAAGTCCGTGGGCTGGGACCTGCTGGGATGTGCGaggtgctgggctcagcccccccggccctcaCCACACGTGAGCGGCGTTGCTGGCGCCTTGCTGGGCCGGGGGGGCAacgctgctgcctgccccccccctcccctcccctccccccggggctgtgccctgcAAAACGCCCGCCTGGGGCCTCTGCTGGCCCCGCAGGGCTCCCGCTGTGACCCCACCTCGGATCGGTGATGAGCAAAACCTCCCCCTGCCTGATGTGTAAATGGGATAAGGCTTTGATAGACACCTGCGACCGCACGTGGTAAATGCGTGTGCTTTGTTGCCTTCGGAAATCAGGCTAAAAGGTGAATAGGATTATTACTTTACTGGGGCTGGAAAATGGCTCCCAAGGTCACTGGGCAGCGCCAGCCCGGGCTGCTGGGTCTGgccttccccttttcctcccgggggctgctccctccATCGCCGCACGCGTTGCTTCGTGCCTTACCCTGCCCGGGCTCGTCCCTGGCCGTGGATGTTTTCCCTGAATCACCGTGCCCGCGCGCCTTTGGGGCTGCTCGCGGCCGGCTGCCTCTCGCTGCCTCGGGATGCCGGGGGATCGGGCTGtgagctgccaccagccccgtgTCCGGGAATGCCCCAGCCCCGGTTGTGCAAACCGGGCAGCGGCGAGAGGGGTGGCTTCCCTACCGCCGGTGTCGTGGTAGCGGGAGGCCACCGGGCCCCCTGTCCCAGGGCTAGGACGGCCGAGGACATGGCACGGCTCGAGGTGcctgtgggtgctgggagcGGGACCCTCGGGGGGAG
Proteins encoded in this region:
- the CDC34 gene encoding ubiquitin-conjugating enzyme E2 R1, producing MARPPVPSSQKALLLELKGLQEEPVEGFRVALVDEGDLYTWEVAIFGPPGTDYEGGYFKARLRFPIDYPYSPPAFRFLTKMWHPNIYETGDVCISILHPPVDDPQSGELPSERWNPTQNVRTILLSVISLLNEPNTFSPANVDASVMYRKWKESKGKDREYTDIIRKQVLGTKVDAERDGVKVPTTLAEYCVKTKTPAPDEGSDLFYDDYYEDDEMEEEADSCYGDDDDSGNEES